The Meleagris gallopavo isolate NT-WF06-2002-E0010 breed Aviagen turkey brand Nicholas breeding stock chromosome 10, Turkey_5.1, whole genome shotgun sequence genome contains a region encoding:
- the ORMDL2 gene encoding ORM1-like protein 2: MNVGVAHSEVNPNTRVMSSRGIWLAYVISVAVLHIILLSIPFFSIPVVWTLTNVIHNLVMYLLLHTVKGTPFETPDQGKDRLLTHWEQIDYGMQCTSSRKFLSISPVVLYLLTSFYTKYDPAHFMINTASLLSVLLPKLPQFHGVRVFGINKY, encoded by the exons ATGAACGTCGGCGTGGCACACAGCGAGGTGAACCCCAACACGCGGGTGATGAGCAGCCGTGGGATCTGGCTGGCCTACGTCATCTCGGTGGCGGTGCTTCACATCATCCTCCTCAGCATCCCCTTCTTCAGCATCCCTGTGGTGTGGACGCTCACCAACGTCATCCACAACCTG GTCATGTATTTGCTGTTGCACACAGTGAAGGGAACGCCGTTTGAAACCCCGGACCAAGGCAAGGATCGCCTGCTGACACACTGGGAGCAGATTGACTATGGGATGCAGTGCACCTCCTCACGAAAGTTCCTCAGCATCTCCCCCGTAGTGCT TTACCTCCTCACCAGCTTCTACACCAAATACGACCCCGCGCACTTCATGATCAACACCGCCTCCCTGCTCAGCGTCCTCCTGCCCAAGCTGCCCCAGTTCCACGGCGTGAGGGTCTTTGGCATCAACAAATACTGA
- the SARNP gene encoding SAP domain-containing ribonucleoprotein: MAAETVELHKLKLAELKQECLARGLEAKGNKQDLINRLQAYLEEHAEEEANEEDVLGEEIEEEEQKPAEPPTKVEEPPVKSPDVSTEKKVVKITSEISQMERMQKRAERFNVPVSLESKKAARAARFGLATVSTKGLSADSKPTVNMDKLKERAQRFGLNVSSLSKKVRCIGLQDTLCTSRGAQGS, from the exons ATGGCGGCGGAGACCGTGGAGCTCCACAAGTTGAAG TTGGCCGAGCTGAAGCAGGAGTGCCTCGCCCGCGGGCTGGAGGCGAAGGGCAACAAGCAGGATCTGATCAACAGGCTGCAGGCCTACCTGGAGGAGCACG ctgaAGAAGAAGCAAACGAAGAGGATGTTCTGGGAGAAGAAATAGAG gaagaagagcagaaacCAGCAGAGCCACCCACCAAAGTAGAAGAGCCTCCTGTAAAATCGCCTGATGT GAGCACGGAAAAGAAAGTAGTGAAAATAACATCAGAAATCTCACAGATGGAG AGAATGCAGAAGAGGGCTGAGCGCTTCAACGTGCCCGTGAGCCTGGAGAGCAAGAAGGCAGCGCGTGCGGCTCG GTTTGGTTTGGCCACAGTTTCGACAAAAG GCCTCTCTGCAGACAGCAAACCTACG GTAAACATGGATAAATTAAAGGAAAGGGCTCAGAGGTTTGGTTTGAATGTCTCTTCGCTCTCCAAGAAGGTAAGGTGCATTGGCCTCCAGGACACACTTTGCACCTCCAGAGGAGCCCAGGGCTCATAG